In Electrophorus electricus isolate fEleEle1 chromosome 6, fEleEle1.pri, whole genome shotgun sequence, a single genomic region encodes these proteins:
- the si:dkey-251i10.3 gene encoding U3 small nucleolar RNA-associated protein 14 homolog A isoform X3, with protein sequence MAAAAMNDVEDDDEEQLSPDDENVISASEDEEGSDDERKHAKLLEAISSLGGRRRKKHVERSEASVQVSEFSVTAGGAEEKINLCDLLGTMEKTPGAPSKTKKQLRNLQNCKETLELPLSKQQTEKIQRTVAYEKSTKEVSRWESVIIQNQKAEQLVFPLKQEPAGPKRMEQVVAGWKAQTPLEQEIFSILHSNKQPVLDPVLTPMEKAAIKAMSLEEAKIRRAELQKARALQSYYEAKAKRGKRIKSKKYHRVQKKAKQKEFLKQFDEMMKTNPTAALEELKKMELSRMEERMSLKHQNSGKWAKSRAIMAKYDESARSAMQEQLQLNKELTQKLVVPSDDEEERRAEEEANALPDFVNEAEPVPDSANPWMRGKLTSEASGPDVSDVAAEPGVSDVAAEPSSGQEGEQHREEEEEEEQEEEEEKLLREFERKRKLRRNEEDDLAPQPREERGRSSPVDMVEQVTREEVVGEDVEISDDEEEDDEEEDDEEEGAEVVSEFNSLFNRLMQSGRAEPQQIQAEEAELLDEGLVYVRTMDDLEALGQDEMAGPSNAVPDPHTQTPSAEATTEPPSKKKKEIDPKEVLTKEAKTITVPLVLTAVEEEEESFAEQAAIIKEAFAGDDVISDFLKDKRKQEEAGRPKVVDLTLPGWGEWGGVGLKPSRQKRRKFRLKAAAAPPRKDQKLPAVIISEKRNASIAAHQVSQLPFPFQNSAQFESCMRSPVGQTWNTQNTVKKLTAPRVVTKLGAIIQPMAKEDFLKQKKGPEAAKQGAIPLRGTRKKGKKKDSR encoded by the exons ATGGCAGCTGCGGCCATGAATGATGTGGAAGATGATGACGAAGAGCAGCTGTCACCGGATGATGAAAACGTAATCAGTGCCAGTGAAGATGAG gagGGCAGTGACGATGAGAGGAAACATGCCAAGTTATTGGAGGCCATCAGCTCTCTGGGAGGAAGGAGAAG GAAGAAGCATGTGGAGAGGTCAGAGGCGAGTGTCCAGGTCTCTGAATTCTCAGTCACCGCGGGAGGAGCTGAAGAGAAGATCAACCTGTGCGATCTGTTGGGCACCATGGAGAAGACTCCTGGAGCCCCCAGTAAGACCAAGAAACAGCTGAGGAACCTGCAGAACTGCAAAGAGACGCTGGAGCTGCCACTCAgtaaacagcagacagagaag ATCCAAAGGACAGTGGCCTATGAGAAAAGCACTAAAGAAGTGTCCCGGTGGGAAAGTGTTATCATCCAAAACCAGAAGGCGGAGCAGCTGGTCTTTCCGCTCAAGCAGGAGCCAGCAGGACCTAAACGCATGGAACAAGTGGTGGCCGGCTggaag GCTCAGACTCCACTGGAGCAGGAGATCTTCAGCATCCTCCACAGTAACAAACAGCCTGTGCTTGACCCTGTGCTCACCCCCATGGAGAAGGCCGCAATAAAGGCCATGAGCCTCGAGGAG GCGAAGATCCGGCGTGCGGAGCtccagaaggcgagggccctCCAGTCTTACTATGAGGCAAAAGCCAAGAGAGGGAAAAGGATCAAGAGCAAGAA gTACCATAGGGTACAGAAGAAAGCCAAACAGAAGGAATTCCTGAAACAGTTTGACGAGATGATGAAGACGAACCCCACTGCAgctctggaggagctgaagaagatGGAGCTGTCCAGGATGGAG GAGAGAATGTCCCTGAAGCATCAGAACAGTGGCAAATGGGCCAAGTCAAGGGCCATCATGGCCAAATATGATGAGTCG GCTCGCAGCGCCATGCAGGAGCAGCTACAGCTGAATAAGGAGTTGACTCAGAAGCTTGTGGTTCCTTCTGATGacgaggaggagaggagagcagaggaggaagcAAATGCTCTTCCTGACTTTGTGAACGAGGCCGAGCCTGTCCCTGACTCCGCGAATCCGTGGATGAGGGGTAAGCTGACCAGCGAGGCTTCAGGACCGGACGTCAGCGATGTCGCAGCGGAGCCAGGCGTCAGCGATGTCGCAGCGGAGCCATCATCGGGCCAAGAGGGAGAACAgcacagggaggaggaggaggaggaagagcaggaggaggaagaggaaaagttGCTCAGGGAGTTTGAAAGGAAGCGTAAACTGAGGCGAAATGAGGAAGATGATCTGGCCCCACAGCCCCGAGAGGAGCGAGGGA GATCCTCGCCAGTGGACATGGTAGAACAGGTGACCAGAGAAGAAGTGGTCGGTGAGGATGTGGAAATTTCTGATGACGAGGAGGAAGATGACGAGGAGGAAGATGACGAGGAGGAAGGAGCTGAGGTCGTCTCGGAGTTTAACAGCCTTTTTAACCGACTGATGCAGAGCGGGAGGGCGGAGCCACAGCAGATCCAAGCAGAGGAGGCGGAGCTGCTGGACGAGGGGCTCGTCTATGTCCGGACCATGGACGACCTGGAGGCCCTGGGGCAAGATGAAATGGCAGGACCCAGCAACGCTGTgcctgacccacacacacaaactcccagTGCAGAGGCTACTACTGAGCCACCcagcaagaagaagaaagagattGACCCCAAGGAAGTGCTCACTAAAGAGGCCAAAACCATCACGGTCCCTCTGGTGCTGACTGCagtggaagaggaggaagag AGCTTTGCTGAGCAGGCAGCCATCATTAAGGAGGCCTTTGCAGGAGATGATGTCATCTCTGACTTTCTGAAAGAcaagaggaaacaggaagaggcgGGGCGACCCAAAGTGGTGGACCTGACCTTGCCTGGCTGgggggagtggggtggagtCGGCCTCAAACCCTCCCGTCAAAAACGCAGGAA ATTTCGGCTGAAAGCAGCTGCTGCCCCTCCCAGGAAAGACCAGAAGCTGCCCGCAGTCATTATCTCAGAGAAACGGAATGCCTCTATAGCTGCCCACCAG GTGAGCCAGCTCCCGTTTCCCTTCCAAAACAGCGCGCAGTTTGAGAGTTGCATGCGCTCCCCTGTCGGCCAGACGTGGAACACCCAGAACACGGTGAAGAAGCTGACCGCCCCCAGGGTGGTCACCAAGCTGGGCGCCATCATCCAGCCCATGGCCAAAGAGGACTTTCTGAAGCAGAAGAAGGGCCCAGAGGCGGCCAAACAAGGTGCCATACCGCTGAGGGGGACCCGAAAGAAAGGCAAGAAGAAAGATTCCAggtga
- the si:dkey-251i10.3 gene encoding U3 small nucleolar RNA-associated protein 14 homolog A isoform X1 → MAKFSTARKKEDSMKSKRVRMAAAAMNDVEDDDEEQLSPDDENVISASEDEEGSDDERKHAKLLEAISSLGGRRRKKHVERSEASVQVSEFSVTAGGAEEKINLCDLLGTMEKTPGAPSKTKKQLRNLQNCKETLELPLSKQQTEKIQRTVAYEKSTKEVSRWESVIIQNQKAEQLVFPLKQEPAGPKRMEQVVAGWKAQTPLEQEIFSILHSNKQPVLDPVLTPMEKAAIKAMSLEEAKIRRAELQKARALQSYYEAKAKRGKRIKSKKYHRVQKKAKQKEFLKQFDEMMKTNPTAALEELKKMELSRMEERMSLKHQNSGKWAKSRAIMAKYDESARSAMQEQLQLNKELTQKLVVPSDDEEERRAEEEANALPDFVNEAEPVPDSANPWMRGKLTSEASGPDVSDVAAEPGVSDVAAEPSSGQEGEQHREEEEEEEQEEEEEKLLREFERKRKLRRNEEDDLAPQPREERGRSSPVDMVEQVTREEVVGEDVEISDDEEEDDEEEDDEEEGAEVVSEFNSLFNRLMQSGRAEPQQIQAEEAELLDEGLVYVRTMDDLEALGQDEMAGPSNAVPDPHTQTPSAEATTEPPSKKKKEIDPKEVLTKEAKTITVPLVLTAVEEEEESFAEQAAIIKEAFAGDDVISDFLKDKRKQEEAGRPKVVDLTLPGWGEWGGVGLKPSRQKRRKFRLKAAAAPPRKDQKLPAVIISEKRNASIAAHQVSQLPFPFQNSAQFESCMRSPVGQTWNTQNTVKKLTAPRVVTKLGAIIQPMAKEDFLKQKKGPEAAKQGAIPLRGTRKKGKKKDSR, encoded by the exons ATGGCTAAATTCAGCACAGCACGCAAGAAAGAAGACTccatgaaaag CAAACGTGTCAGAATGGCAGCTGCGGCCATGAATGATGTGGAAGATGATGACGAAGAGCAGCTGTCACCGGATGATGAAAACGTAATCAGTGCCAGTGAAGATGAG gagGGCAGTGACGATGAGAGGAAACATGCCAAGTTATTGGAGGCCATCAGCTCTCTGGGAGGAAGGAGAAG GAAGAAGCATGTGGAGAGGTCAGAGGCGAGTGTCCAGGTCTCTGAATTCTCAGTCACCGCGGGAGGAGCTGAAGAGAAGATCAACCTGTGCGATCTGTTGGGCACCATGGAGAAGACTCCTGGAGCCCCCAGTAAGACCAAGAAACAGCTGAGGAACCTGCAGAACTGCAAAGAGACGCTGGAGCTGCCACTCAgtaaacagcagacagagaag ATCCAAAGGACAGTGGCCTATGAGAAAAGCACTAAAGAAGTGTCCCGGTGGGAAAGTGTTATCATCCAAAACCAGAAGGCGGAGCAGCTGGTCTTTCCGCTCAAGCAGGAGCCAGCAGGACCTAAACGCATGGAACAAGTGGTGGCCGGCTggaag GCTCAGACTCCACTGGAGCAGGAGATCTTCAGCATCCTCCACAGTAACAAACAGCCTGTGCTTGACCCTGTGCTCACCCCCATGGAGAAGGCCGCAATAAAGGCCATGAGCCTCGAGGAG GCGAAGATCCGGCGTGCGGAGCtccagaaggcgagggccctCCAGTCTTACTATGAGGCAAAAGCCAAGAGAGGGAAAAGGATCAAGAGCAAGAA gTACCATAGGGTACAGAAGAAAGCCAAACAGAAGGAATTCCTGAAACAGTTTGACGAGATGATGAAGACGAACCCCACTGCAgctctggaggagctgaagaagatGGAGCTGTCCAGGATGGAG GAGAGAATGTCCCTGAAGCATCAGAACAGTGGCAAATGGGCCAAGTCAAGGGCCATCATGGCCAAATATGATGAGTCG GCTCGCAGCGCCATGCAGGAGCAGCTACAGCTGAATAAGGAGTTGACTCAGAAGCTTGTGGTTCCTTCTGATGacgaggaggagaggagagcagaggaggaagcAAATGCTCTTCCTGACTTTGTGAACGAGGCCGAGCCTGTCCCTGACTCCGCGAATCCGTGGATGAGGGGTAAGCTGACCAGCGAGGCTTCAGGACCGGACGTCAGCGATGTCGCAGCGGAGCCAGGCGTCAGCGATGTCGCAGCGGAGCCATCATCGGGCCAAGAGGGAGAACAgcacagggaggaggaggaggaggaagagcaggaggaggaagaggaaaagttGCTCAGGGAGTTTGAAAGGAAGCGTAAACTGAGGCGAAATGAGGAAGATGATCTGGCCCCACAGCCCCGAGAGGAGCGAGGGA GATCCTCGCCAGTGGACATGGTAGAACAGGTGACCAGAGAAGAAGTGGTCGGTGAGGATGTGGAAATTTCTGATGACGAGGAGGAAGATGACGAGGAGGAAGATGACGAGGAGGAAGGAGCTGAGGTCGTCTCGGAGTTTAACAGCCTTTTTAACCGACTGATGCAGAGCGGGAGGGCGGAGCCACAGCAGATCCAAGCAGAGGAGGCGGAGCTGCTGGACGAGGGGCTCGTCTATGTCCGGACCATGGACGACCTGGAGGCCCTGGGGCAAGATGAAATGGCAGGACCCAGCAACGCTGTgcctgacccacacacacaaactcccagTGCAGAGGCTACTACTGAGCCACCcagcaagaagaagaaagagattGACCCCAAGGAAGTGCTCACTAAAGAGGCCAAAACCATCACGGTCCCTCTGGTGCTGACTGCagtggaagaggaggaagag AGCTTTGCTGAGCAGGCAGCCATCATTAAGGAGGCCTTTGCAGGAGATGATGTCATCTCTGACTTTCTGAAAGAcaagaggaaacaggaagaggcgGGGCGACCCAAAGTGGTGGACCTGACCTTGCCTGGCTGgggggagtggggtggagtCGGCCTCAAACCCTCCCGTCAAAAACGCAGGAA ATTTCGGCTGAAAGCAGCTGCTGCCCCTCCCAGGAAAGACCAGAAGCTGCCCGCAGTCATTATCTCAGAGAAACGGAATGCCTCTATAGCTGCCCACCAG GTGAGCCAGCTCCCGTTTCCCTTCCAAAACAGCGCGCAGTTTGAGAGTTGCATGCGCTCCCCTGTCGGCCAGACGTGGAACACCCAGAACACGGTGAAGAAGCTGACCGCCCCCAGGGTGGTCACCAAGCTGGGCGCCATCATCCAGCCCATGGCCAAAGAGGACTTTCTGAAGCAGAAGAAGGGCCCAGAGGCGGCCAAACAAGGTGCCATACCGCTGAGGGGGACCCGAAAGAAAGGCAAGAAGAAAGATTCCAggtga
- the si:dkey-251i10.3 gene encoding U3 small nucleolar RNA-associated protein 14 homolog A isoform X2 has protein sequence MAKFSTARKKEDSMKSKRVRMAAAAMNDVEDDDEEQLSPDDENVISASEDEGSDDERKHAKLLEAISSLGGRRRKKHVERSEASVQVSEFSVTAGGAEEKINLCDLLGTMEKTPGAPSKTKKQLRNLQNCKETLELPLSKQQTEKIQRTVAYEKSTKEVSRWESVIIQNQKAEQLVFPLKQEPAGPKRMEQVVAGWKAQTPLEQEIFSILHSNKQPVLDPVLTPMEKAAIKAMSLEEAKIRRAELQKARALQSYYEAKAKRGKRIKSKKYHRVQKKAKQKEFLKQFDEMMKTNPTAALEELKKMELSRMEERMSLKHQNSGKWAKSRAIMAKYDESARSAMQEQLQLNKELTQKLVVPSDDEEERRAEEEANALPDFVNEAEPVPDSANPWMRGKLTSEASGPDVSDVAAEPGVSDVAAEPSSGQEGEQHREEEEEEEQEEEEEKLLREFERKRKLRRNEEDDLAPQPREERGRSSPVDMVEQVTREEVVGEDVEISDDEEEDDEEEDDEEEGAEVVSEFNSLFNRLMQSGRAEPQQIQAEEAELLDEGLVYVRTMDDLEALGQDEMAGPSNAVPDPHTQTPSAEATTEPPSKKKKEIDPKEVLTKEAKTITVPLVLTAVEEEEESFAEQAAIIKEAFAGDDVISDFLKDKRKQEEAGRPKVVDLTLPGWGEWGGVGLKPSRQKRRKFRLKAAAAPPRKDQKLPAVIISEKRNASIAAHQVSQLPFPFQNSAQFESCMRSPVGQTWNTQNTVKKLTAPRVVTKLGAIIQPMAKEDFLKQKKGPEAAKQGAIPLRGTRKKGKKKDSR, from the exons ATGGCTAAATTCAGCACAGCACGCAAGAAAGAAGACTccatgaaaag CAAACGTGTCAGAATGGCAGCTGCGGCCATGAATGATGTGGAAGATGATGACGAAGAGCAGCTGTCACCGGATGATGAAAACGTAATCAGTGCCAGTGAAGATGAG GGCAGTGACGATGAGAGGAAACATGCCAAGTTATTGGAGGCCATCAGCTCTCTGGGAGGAAGGAGAAG GAAGAAGCATGTGGAGAGGTCAGAGGCGAGTGTCCAGGTCTCTGAATTCTCAGTCACCGCGGGAGGAGCTGAAGAGAAGATCAACCTGTGCGATCTGTTGGGCACCATGGAGAAGACTCCTGGAGCCCCCAGTAAGACCAAGAAACAGCTGAGGAACCTGCAGAACTGCAAAGAGACGCTGGAGCTGCCACTCAgtaaacagcagacagagaag ATCCAAAGGACAGTGGCCTATGAGAAAAGCACTAAAGAAGTGTCCCGGTGGGAAAGTGTTATCATCCAAAACCAGAAGGCGGAGCAGCTGGTCTTTCCGCTCAAGCAGGAGCCAGCAGGACCTAAACGCATGGAACAAGTGGTGGCCGGCTggaag GCTCAGACTCCACTGGAGCAGGAGATCTTCAGCATCCTCCACAGTAACAAACAGCCTGTGCTTGACCCTGTGCTCACCCCCATGGAGAAGGCCGCAATAAAGGCCATGAGCCTCGAGGAG GCGAAGATCCGGCGTGCGGAGCtccagaaggcgagggccctCCAGTCTTACTATGAGGCAAAAGCCAAGAGAGGGAAAAGGATCAAGAGCAAGAA gTACCATAGGGTACAGAAGAAAGCCAAACAGAAGGAATTCCTGAAACAGTTTGACGAGATGATGAAGACGAACCCCACTGCAgctctggaggagctgaagaagatGGAGCTGTCCAGGATGGAG GAGAGAATGTCCCTGAAGCATCAGAACAGTGGCAAATGGGCCAAGTCAAGGGCCATCATGGCCAAATATGATGAGTCG GCTCGCAGCGCCATGCAGGAGCAGCTACAGCTGAATAAGGAGTTGACTCAGAAGCTTGTGGTTCCTTCTGATGacgaggaggagaggagagcagaggaggaagcAAATGCTCTTCCTGACTTTGTGAACGAGGCCGAGCCTGTCCCTGACTCCGCGAATCCGTGGATGAGGGGTAAGCTGACCAGCGAGGCTTCAGGACCGGACGTCAGCGATGTCGCAGCGGAGCCAGGCGTCAGCGATGTCGCAGCGGAGCCATCATCGGGCCAAGAGGGAGAACAgcacagggaggaggaggaggaggaagagcaggaggaggaagaggaaaagttGCTCAGGGAGTTTGAAAGGAAGCGTAAACTGAGGCGAAATGAGGAAGATGATCTGGCCCCACAGCCCCGAGAGGAGCGAGGGA GATCCTCGCCAGTGGACATGGTAGAACAGGTGACCAGAGAAGAAGTGGTCGGTGAGGATGTGGAAATTTCTGATGACGAGGAGGAAGATGACGAGGAGGAAGATGACGAGGAGGAAGGAGCTGAGGTCGTCTCGGAGTTTAACAGCCTTTTTAACCGACTGATGCAGAGCGGGAGGGCGGAGCCACAGCAGATCCAAGCAGAGGAGGCGGAGCTGCTGGACGAGGGGCTCGTCTATGTCCGGACCATGGACGACCTGGAGGCCCTGGGGCAAGATGAAATGGCAGGACCCAGCAACGCTGTgcctgacccacacacacaaactcccagTGCAGAGGCTACTACTGAGCCACCcagcaagaagaagaaagagattGACCCCAAGGAAGTGCTCACTAAAGAGGCCAAAACCATCACGGTCCCTCTGGTGCTGACTGCagtggaagaggaggaagag AGCTTTGCTGAGCAGGCAGCCATCATTAAGGAGGCCTTTGCAGGAGATGATGTCATCTCTGACTTTCTGAAAGAcaagaggaaacaggaagaggcgGGGCGACCCAAAGTGGTGGACCTGACCTTGCCTGGCTGgggggagtggggtggagtCGGCCTCAAACCCTCCCGTCAAAAACGCAGGAA ATTTCGGCTGAAAGCAGCTGCTGCCCCTCCCAGGAAAGACCAGAAGCTGCCCGCAGTCATTATCTCAGAGAAACGGAATGCCTCTATAGCTGCCCACCAG GTGAGCCAGCTCCCGTTTCCCTTCCAAAACAGCGCGCAGTTTGAGAGTTGCATGCGCTCCCCTGTCGGCCAGACGTGGAACACCCAGAACACGGTGAAGAAGCTGACCGCCCCCAGGGTGGTCACCAAGCTGGGCGCCATCATCCAGCCCATGGCCAAAGAGGACTTTCTGAAGCAGAAGAAGGGCCCAGAGGCGGCCAAACAAGGTGCCATACCGCTGAGGGGGACCCGAAAGAAAGGCAAGAAGAAAGATTCCAggtga
- the LOC113587078 gene encoding pre-mRNA 3'-end-processing factor FIP1-like, producing MSTDLTVSEQVEPVNESELVEDEEHWLYGDENSKNQSVNNETREKEGVLDGSTSMEDKNNTEQAAKSVKEEEEEDSDSDDDDDDDDDVKVTIGNIKTGAPTYMGTGINLNIKPVRGYGVASANKLQSKGVDMEALSGFNGLHAVETDTDMYEDKPWRKPGADLSDYFNYGFNEETWKAYCEKQRRLLLGLEPCLPPSFHNKITVQQGRTVSLEKDVESSAVKLDFKSDFSTQVMPATSRLKAGPPPNRKMAGTIDVIGGQTGPIRRVEGRRREMQEQNPIQVLGDHGNKAQPLTPPTVPPPLPIGVPPPHFLQRPPPVSGMPPHMQPPGIPPPALPGIFPPPLAPPPNLMMPPVNSRCPYGNRAPPPFGYSNADPNYITYPPVSSAHVQWGSMMEKGTGGGGCGRPGHWDHQGFRRERERETDRDQEQDRGEGAATASEYDEDEHYRYYAHERDSFHHTRDSSRGREEHSGRERRHRDKEEGSKHKSSKRKQHDDDGSGGDSHRRHKHKKSKRGKEERGVAEDVGGREVEREHRD from the exons ATGTCCACTGATTTGACAGTCTCGGAACAAGTGGAACCGGTCAATGAGTCCGAACTTGTCGAAGACGAAGAGCATTGGCTATATGGGG ATGAAAACTCCAAGAATCAGTCTGTAAACAATGAGACGAG GGAGAAAGAAGGTGTTCTGGATGGCAGTACCAGCATGGAAGACAAGAACAATACAGAACAG GCAGCCAAGAGTgtgaaggaagaggaagaagaggatagcgatagtgatgatgatgatgatgatgatgatgatgtcaagGTCACTATTGGAAACATCAAGACGGGAGCTCCTACTTACAT GGGGACTGGTATAAACCTTAACATAAAACCAGTGCGGGGGTATGGAGTGGCATCTGCTA ACAAGCTCCAGTCTAAAGGTGTGGACATGGAGGCTCTCAGCGGTTTTAATGGATTGCATGCAGTGGAGACAGACACGGATATGTATGAGGACAAGCCGTGGAGGAAGCCAG gcgccGATCTGTCAGACTATTTTAACTACGGCTTTAATGAGGAGACATGGAAAGCATACTGTGAGAAGCAGCGAAGGCTTCTGCTGGGCCTGGAGCCCTGTCTGCCTCCGAGTTTCCACaacaaaatcaca GTCCAGCAGGGTAGGACAGTCAGTTTGGAGAAGGATGTTGAAAGCTCTGCAGTCAAGCTGGACTTTAAGTCTGACTTTTCTACGCAAGTCATGCCAGCTACCAGCAGGCTAAAGGCTGGGCCTCCACCCAACAG GAAAATGGCCGGAACAATCGATGTGATTGGTGGACAGACAGGACCAATCCGCCGGGTTGAAGGCCGTAGGAGAGAGATGCAGGAACAGAATCCCATTCAG GTTCTTGGTGATCATGGCAACAAGGCACAGCCTTTAACTCCACCCACAGTCCCACCTCCCCTCCCAATAGGAGTGCCTCCACCGCACTTCCTGCAACGCCCACCTCCTGTATCTGGCATGCCCCCACACATGCAACCACCAG GTATACCTCCACCTGCCCTTCCAG GTATATTCCCACCTCCTCTGGCCCCTCCACCAAACCTGATGATGCCACCTGTCAACAG CCGGTGTCCCTATGGCAACAGAGCCCCCCCTCCATTTGGATACAGCAACGCAG ACCCTAACTACATCACCTACCCTCCCGTGTCCTCTGCACATGTGCAGTGGGGCTCGATGATGGAGAAGGGAACGGGTGGGGGGGGCTGTGGACGTCCCGGGCACTGGGATCACCAGGGCTTCCGGCGAGAACGGGaacgagagacagacagggaccaggagcaggacagaggagagggagcGGCCACCGCAAGTGAATACGA TGAGGACGAACACTACCGCTACTACGCTCATGAGCGCGACAGCTTCCACCACACTCGCGACAGTAGTCGAGGCAGAGAGGAGCATTCTGGGAGAGAACGGCGCCACCGAGACAAGGAAGAAGGCAGCAAACACAAGTCTTCCAAACG AAAACAGCACGACGATGACGGCAGCGGCGGCGACAGCCATCGGAGGCATAAGCACAAAAAGAGCAAACGTGGCAAAGAGGAGCGGGGAGTGGCGGAGGATGTAGGCGGGCGGGAGGTTGAACGTGAACACAGGGACTAG
- the si:dkey-251i10.2 gene encoding putative defense protein Hdd11, which yields MDVALFATLLFQVWIPGMGYETGAPTSVCGNMEPEHKGVTPQTNASPYTIAVSNSTFQTGKPITVVIGGSNYKGVLLQARSASSKEALGTWGTTPANTKYLQCSGIAQGAITHSNSNTKNNLTVFTWNPPSTTNSIYFVATIAKDANVYWLNVKSEMLTREGAAPGSADPKMATTPALLLLTLLIAAFQS from the exons ATGGATGTTGCGCTTTTTGCCACTCTGCTCTTCCAGGTTTGGATTCCTGGGATGGGTTATGAAACTGGGGCGCCAACTTCGGTCTGTGGAAATATGGAACCAGAACATAAGGGGGTGACTCCGCAGACGAATGCAAGTCCTTACACCATTGCAGTAAGCAACAGCACATTTCAGACTGGCAAACCTATCACAG TGGTAATTGGAGGCTCTAATTACAAGGGTGTGCTACTGCAGGCGAGGTCAGCCTCCAGCAAAGAAGCCCTGGGCACCTGGGGTACCACACCTGCTAATACCAAATATTTACAG TGCTCAGGAATTGCTCAAGGAGCCATTACACATTCCAACAGTAACACAAAGAATAACCTCACCGTGTTCACCTGGAACCCCCCATCCACCACCAACAGCATCTATTTTGT gGCCACCATAGCCAAAGACGCAAACGTATACTGGTTAAACGTCAAATCGGAAATGCTGACTAGAg AGGGAGCAGCCCCCGGGTCAGCTGATCCTAAGATGGCCACCACACCTGCACTTCTGCTTCTGACCCTCCTAATAGCAGCGTTTCAGAGCTAG
- the si:dkey-251i10.1 gene encoding ADP/ATP translocase 2, whose product MSETAISFAKDFLAGGIAAAISKTAVAPIERVKLLLQVQHASKQITVDKQYKGIVDCVVRIPKEQGFLSFWRGNLANVIRYFPTQALNFAFKDKYKKVFLDGVNKHTQFWRYFAGNLASGGAAGATSLCFVYPLDFARTRLAADVGKAGSEREFTGLGNCLVKVFKSDGMRGLYQGFNVSVQGIIIYRAAYFGIYDTAKGMLPDPKNTHIVVSWMIAQTVTAVAGLASYPFDTVRRRMMMQSGRRGADIMYTGTIDCWRKIARDEGSKAFFKGAWSNVLRGMGGAFVLVIYDELKKYI is encoded by the exons ATGAGCGAGACCGCGATTTCGTTCGCCAAGGATTTCCTGGCTGGAGGAATTGCCGCGGCGATCTCCAAGACGGCTGTTGCTCCCATCGAGAGGGTGAAGCTTCTCCTGCAG GTCCAGCATGCCAGCAAGCAGATCACAGTTGACAAGCAGTACAAAGGTATTGTGGACTGTGTGGTCCGCATCCCAAAGGAGCAGGGTTTCTTGTCCTTCTGGAGAGGTAACCTGGCCAATGTGATCAGGTACTTCCCCACCCAGGCCCTCAACTTTGCCTTCAAGGATAAGTACAAGAAGGTCTTCCTTGATGGcgtcaacaaacacacacagttctggagGTATTTTGCCGGCAACCTCGCGTCAGGAGGTGCTGCTGGAGCTACCTCCCTCTGCTTCGTTTACCCGCTCGACTTCGCCAGAACTCGGCTGGCCGCAGATGTGGGGAAAGCCGGCAGCGAGAGGGAGTTTACCGGGCTCGGCAACTGCCTAGTGAAAGTCTTCAAGTCTGACGGCATGAGGGGGCTCTACCAGGGCTTCAACGTGTCTGTACAGGGTATAATCATCTACAGAGCAGCTTATTTCGGTATCTATGACACTGCTAAAG GAATGCTGCCTGACCCAAAGAATACCCACATCGTGGTGAGCTGGATGATCGCGCAGACCGTGACTGCCGTGGCTGGCCTTGCCTCCTATCCCTTTGACACAGTCCGTCGTCGTATGATGATGCAATCTGGTCGCAGAGGAG CCGACATCATGTACACTGGCACCATTGACTGCTGGAGGAAGATTGCTCGGGATGAGGGTAGTAAGGCCTTCTTCAAGGGTGCCTGGTCCAATGTGCTCAGGGGCATGGGTGGTGCCTTTGTGCTGGTCATCTACGACGAACTGAAGAAATACATCTAA